DNA sequence from the Sphingomonas sp. genome:
CGTGTCGGTGATGGTGAGCGCGCTGGAGCCGTCGGCATTGACGCCATGGACCCGGTAGCGGCCCGAGGGCGAATAGGAGACGAACATCACGTCCCAGTCGGCCGCGATCATCGGCCGCCGCGCGCCGCTGGCGAGATCGTAGCGGACCGCCTGCGAGAATTCGCTCGTCTCGTTGGTGCCGTAGACGAGCGCCGTGCTGTCCGGCGTGAAGCCGTAGACGCCGTGCGAGATATTGCCCTGATGCGGGGTGATGTGGCGCGGCGCGGCCTCGCCGCCCACCTCGTAAAGATAGACGTCGCTGTCGGCGCTGCTGTTCGCCTTGCCGAGCGCGACGAAGCGCCCGTCGCGCGACACGTCCGACGGGAAGAACTCGCCGCTATTCTGGAAGATCATCCGGCGTTCGTAGGTCTGTGCGTCATAGGCGTAGATATCGAAGGCGCGCGGATCGCGTTCGTTGCTGGAGATGTAGAAGGTGCGGCCGTCGCCGCTCCAGCCCATGAAACTCGCCTTCAGATTCTCGCCCGGGGTCAGGTCGCGCTCGGTGCCGTCGGGCAGGCGGACATAGACGTGATTGAGCTCGTTGCCGCCCTGATCGGCGGTGAACAGCACCCGCTCGTCATTGGGGAAATAGGACATGGCGAAAGTGGCGTTGCCGGATGAGCTGGTGATCGGCACCGGATCGCCGCCGGCCACGGGGAGCGCATAGGCGTTGAACACGCCGGTCCGGTCCGTATTGATCAGCAGGTGCCGCCCGTCGCGCGAGAAGGCGATGCCGTCCGCCGCGGCCATGCCGTAGCTGGTCGTCTCGAAGAATTGCTGCGCCGTGTAGCGCACCGGCGCCGGCCGTTCGGCGGTGGCGCCCTGGGCGGCATGGGCGGCATGGGCCTCGGCGGTCATATTGAAGGCTCCGAGCGTGAGGACGGTGGTGGCGAGCATCGCGGCGGCGATTCGAAGACGCATGGCATGTTTCCCCTGTAAGTGTGTTATTTCTATAACACGGTTTGTCGCGACAGTGTAGCGGTTTTTCGCGCGGCGCTCACGGCGCCATCGTCATCGCGTCGATCGCACCTTGCAGGATGTAGGCGGCGGCCATCTTGTCGACCAGCTCGGCGCGGCGCGCGCGGCTGGCGTCGGCGTCGATCAGCGCGCGCGTGACCGCCTGGGTGGACCAGCGCTCGTCCCAGAGCAAAGTCGGGCGGCCGAGCGGCGCGAGATTGCGGGCAAAGGCGCGGACCGACTGGGTGCGGGGGGAATCGCTGCCGTCCAGGCTGAGCGGCAGGCCGATGACGATGCCGCGCACGAGCTGGTCGGCGATCATCCCGCGCAGCGTTTCCATGTCCTTCGCGAATTTCGTGCGCCGAATCGTCTCGGCCGGCGAGGCGATCGTCCAATGGGAATCGCAAAAGGCCGTGCCGATCGTCTTCGTGCCCACGTCCAGTCCGATCAGCCGCCCGCCGGTGGGCAAGACGGTGCGGAAGGCGGGGGCGTCGGTGACGATCATCGGCCTTCGAACGCCGTGAGGCGGCGCGCGACATCGGCCCGGATATTCGCCCAGAACAGGGCGTAATCGTAGACGTGATAATTGTTGCCGGGCAGCGCGTAATTGCCCATGTCCGGCAGCGCCTCGACGGGGCCGACCAGCAGGAAGCCGCGCAGGTCGCAGCGCGCCGGGACGAGACCGGCGCGCAGCTCCGCATCGCTCATGTCCCCGTTGGGCACGAGCGTGCCGAGATTGGCGCCGGCGGGCGCCCCGCCGCCGCGCGCGCCGGTCAGCGGATTGGTGCAGACCATCGGCGATCCGGCGCGCGAGATGCCGGTCGGGCCGCTGGTCGCGTCATAGACCTCGGTCACCTGACTGGGATCGGCGGGCTCGGCAAAGCTCTGGTACGAGACGATGCAGCCCGCCTCGTCCCCTTGCTCACATTCCGGCAGCGCCATTTCGGGCAGGTCCGCGTCGCGCGAGACCGGCCAGCCGATCACATAGGCCGCCGCGACGCGCTGCGCCTCCGGCGCGCCGCGCAGCCGCTCCTGGAGGAGACGGATCAGGTGCAGGCTGCCCTGGCTGTGCGCGGCGAGGACGATCGGCCGGTCGGCGGGGGCCTGGCGAAGGAATTCCTCGAATGCCGCCAGCACGTCGGCATAGGCGAAATCGAACGCGCGCCGGGCATTGTCCTCGGTGGTGAGGAAAGCGCCGAACGTCGCCTGGCGATATCTGGGCGCCCAGATATCGCCGATATGATTGAAGGCGCTGGCCTGGCTGCGGACGAACAGCCGCGCCCGCTCCTGCGATTCCGCATCGTCCAGCGGCGCGTTCCAGGCCGAGGATTCGAGGAAGCTGGTCGGGTGGATGAAGAAGACCGAGGCCCGGGGCGCGTCAGTCGCGGCATCGGTGCCCGCGGGCACCCAGAGCGCGGGATTGCCGGGGATGTCCGGCCGCGCGATCCACAGATCGGCCTGCGCATAGCTCGAGCCTTCCGGCATCGGCACGTCCTGGAAAGCGACGCTCGGCACCAGCGCCCAGCGCATCAGCTCCTTTTCGAACAGGCGGTAGCCGAGCGCCCCCAGGAAAGTGAGCACGATCAGCGCCGCCACGATCCACAGGAAACAACCCGCCGGACTTTTTCTTCTTCTCGCCATTCCCGCCCTCAAGCCGATGTGCGGCGCGCTTGCAAGTGATGGCGGCCTATCCCCGCTGGAAGTATCGGCCGGGCGTAACCCCGAATTGCTTGCGGAAAGCGGCCACGAAGGCGCTTGGCGTCGCATATCCCGCCGAGGCCGCGACCGCTTTGATCGGGGCATCGCCGGCAAGCTTTTCGATGGCGGCGAGAAGATCGCGGTGCCGTCGCCAGCGGCCCGGGCTCATCCCGGTTTCGGCGCGGAACCGCCGCTCCAGCGTGCGCACGCCGACGCCGGCCATATGCGCCAGCCGCGTCATGCTCCGTGCTTCCGGCGCGCCCGCCGCGATCAGGGCGGCGGCGCGGCGTGTGGCCGGGCCGGTCGGCTGCGGCAATTCGAAGGGCGGCGCACGCGCCTGGCGGAACTCTTCGAGGATGAGAGTCGCGATCGCCAGGTCCACCGTTTCGCGGCGATCCAGCAAGCCGGTCCGTACCGCCTTCAGGATCAATTCCCGCAGCAGCGGTGAAACGGTGATCACCATGCACTGGTCCGGCAGCCGTCCGGAAAGGCCGGGCCTGAAATAGAGTGTCCTCAGCGCGCTTTCGCCGGCGAAACGAAGGCCGTGCTCGATCCCGGCGGGCACCCAGACCGCCCAATGGGGCGGCGCGATCCAGGAACCGCGCTCCGTCGAGACATGCAGCACCCCGGCCGAGGCGTAGATGAGTTGATGCCAGTCATGCCGGTGCGGCTGCACCGCCTGGCCCGCGCGGTGATCCGACGCGAGGGTTCGAACCGCCAGAAAGGGCTCGTCGGCGCGGGTGAGACGCTTTTTCGACATATTCTGTCGTTCTAGCGGGATTGCGGCAATGTCGCCAGCTGCGATATGTTTCTTCCATGCCGAACAACCTCGCCAGCTTCGCCATTCATGCCGACGATGTCGGGCGCGCCGCCAGCTTCTATGAAGCCGTCTTCGGCTGGCGTTTAGAGCCATGGGGGCCGCCGGACTTCTACCTGATCCATACCGGCGACGAGACATCGCCCGGGGTCATGGGGCTGCTCCAGAAGCGCCAGGAGCCGCGCTCGGGCACCGGCCTCAACGGCTTCGAATGCACCTTCTCCGTCGAGGATGTCGATGCGATCGCGGCGGCGGTGGAGGATAATGGCGGCCGGATCACTCTGACGAAATCGCCGATCCCGACTGTCGGCGAGCTGATCCGTTTCCTCGACACGGAAGGCAATGAGGTCGGTGCGATGCGCTACGAGACGCCGTCCCGCTAGCTGTCTTGCCGCACCGCGGCGGCGATGCTAGCGCGCCGTTCGGATCGTTTGCCGATCCGAACCAGCAGGAAAAGCATGTCCGTCGACGTCGAAACCGTCCGCCATATCGCCAGGCTCGCCCGCATCGCCGTCAGCGATGCGGAGCTCGCCGCGCTCGCCCCCGAACTCTCCGGCATCCTCGACTGGGTCGAGCAGCTCGGCGAGGTCGATGTGACGGGCGTCGCGCCGATGAATGCGGTGATCCCCAACCATCTGCGCCTGCGCGACGATGTCGTCACCGACGGCGGCATCCGGGAGGATGTTCTGGCCAACGCGCCGGCGGCCGAGCACGGATTTTTCGCGGTGCCGAAGGTGATCGAATGATGCGCGGCCTTGCCACCCCCGCCGTTCGCCCTGGTGAGCAGGCCGCCGAGCCCCCGGCTCGGCTTGGAACTGCCGGGGGCAGTTCCAACCTGTTCACTGTCGAAGGGCTGTCCTTTTCTTCTGTCCCGAGAATGAAGAAAGGGCAGGGCTTCGACAAGCTCAGCCCGAACGGGGAAGAGCTATGACCGCGCTCAACGATCTGGGCGTCGCGGCGATCCGCGACGGGGTGAAGGATGGCGCGTTCAGCGCGCGCGAGGTGGCCGAAGCGCATATCGCGGCGGTGGAGAGCGCACGTGCGCTCAACGCCTTCATCGTCGAGACGCCGGAGCGGGCGCTGGCCGCCGCCGATGCCGCCGACGCGGCGCGGGCGGCGGGCGATTTGAAGCCGCTGTCCGGCGTGCCGCTGGGCATCAAGGACCTGTTCTGCACCGAGGGCGTGCAGACCACGGCCGCCAGCCGCATTTTGGAGGGCTTCACGCCGACCTACGAATCCACGGTGAGCGGCAAGCTGCTCGGCGCGGGCGCGGGGATGCTCGGCAAGCTCAACATGGACGAATTCGCGATGGGATCGTCCAACGAGACCAGCGGCTTCGGCAACGTCATCTCGCCCTGGCGGCGCAACGACGGCGGCAATGCCGCGCTGGCGCCGGGCGGCAGCTCGGGCGGCTCCTCGGCGGCGGTCTCGGCGCGGCTCTGCCCGGGCGCGACGGGGACGGACACGGGCGGATCGATCCGCCAGCCCGCCGCCTTCACCGGCATTTCGGGCATCAAGCCGACCTACGGGCGCTGCTCGCGCTGGGGGATCATCGCCTTCGCCTCCAGCCTCGACCAGGCCGGGCCGATGGCGCGCGACGTGAAGGATTGCGCGATCCTGCTGGAGGCGATGGCGGGCTTCGATGCGAAGGATTCGACCTCGCTCGACCTGCCGGTGCCGGACTGGGAAGGCGCGCTCAGCGCCGATCTCAAGGGCAAGCGCGTCGGCATCCCGAAGGAATATCGCATCGACGGCGTGCCGGGCGAGATCGACGCGGTGTGGGACCAGGGCATCGCCTGGCTCAAGGATGCGGGCGCCGAGATCGTCGAGGTCTCGCTGCCGCACACGAAATATGCCTTGCCGACCTATTACATCATCGCGCCGGCCGAGGCCTCGTCGAATCTCGCCCGCTATGACGGCGTACGCTACGGCCAGCGGGTGCAGCCCGAGCAGGGCGGCCTTGCCGACATGTACGAGGCGACGCGCGCGGCGGGCTTCGGCGCGGAGGTGAAGCGGCGCATCATGATCGGCACCTATGTGCTGTCGGCCGGCTTCTACGACGCCTATTTCAACCAGGCGCAGAAGGTCCGCGCGCTGATCGCGCGCGATTTCGAGCGGGCCTGGGAAAGCTGCGACCTCCTGCTGACCCCGACCGCGCCGAGCGCCGCCTTCGGGCTGGGCGAGAAGACCGGCGATCCGCTGACCATGTATCTGAACGACGTGTTCGCCGTGCCGGCGAGCCTCGCGGGGCTGCCGGCCATGTCTGTCCCGGCCGGGCTGGACGGACAGGGCCTGCCGCTCGGCCTCCAGATCATCGGCAGGGCGCTGGACGAGCAGAGCGTGCTCAATGCGGGCTTGGCGATCGAGCAGCGGGCGGGGTTCATCGCGCGGCCGGAGGCATGGTGGTGAACGAGAACAGCACACCTCTTGAAGCGGGGGCAAGATCAACGGTAAATGTTGCGCAGGTATTCAATGTCGCCCTCGTCAGCGGCGTTTTTGCCGTTATGGCTTCGGAAATAGCAAACAACTTTGAAACTTTGAAAACAAGCTTATTTTCAAATTTTTTCAGCATATTTGCTATGTTATTGCCATTTTTCTGGTCAATTAAGATTTTTGTAGATGACCATAAACATTTTGAGAACGTAAAAAAAGGTGCAGACTTATTTATTACAGTTATATTCTCTATAGCTGTTTATTGTGGATTAATATCATCCATTAGCTCGTTTCCGGACATCGATTCAGGATTAATATTGCTGGCCATTTCCTTTGGCTCAATGTCACTCTGGACGATCATTAGCGTCGGAAGAGAAATGATATGGCCTCGAAGAAATACAGAAGAAGTAAAAAAACGTGTCCTGTGGTTGCTAATAAACCTCCTTTGTATGGCTTTGGTTATATTTAAAATCAATGGCATAACCTCGAATGTGGCATTTGCCATGTTGATGAGCATTCTATTTATCGCAGATATATTGCTGAGCGGTACGTTTGAGGCGGGTGAGCTATGAGCGATTATCGCATCCAGGGCGCCACGGGCGAATGGGAGGTCGTGATCGGCCTCGAGGTTCATGCGCAGGTCGTGTCGGAAGCCAAATTGTTCTCCGGCGCGGCGACCGCCTTCGGGGCGGAGCCGAACACGCAGGTCAGCCTGATCGACGCGGCGATGCCGGGGATGCTGCCGGTGCCGAACGCGGAGTGCATCCGGCAGGCGGTGCGCACGGGCCTCGCGATCGAGGCCGGGATCAACCAGTGGTCGCGCTTCGACCGGAAGAATTATTTCTACGCCGATCTGCCGCAGGGCTACCAGATCAGCCAGCTCTATCACCCGCTGGTCGGCGAAGGACAGGTAACGGTCGATCTCGACGGCGGTGCGACCAAGACGATCGGGATCGAGCGCATCCATGTCGAGCAGGACGCGGGCAAGCTGATGCACGATCAGCATCCCAGCTTCTCCTATGTCGATTTGAACCGTTCGGGTGTTGCGCTGATGGAGATTGTCTCCAAACCGGATATGCGCTCGCCGGAAGAAGCGGGCGCCTATGTCCGCAAGCTGCGCGCGATCCTGCGCTATGTCGGCTCGTGCGACGGCAATATGGAGCAGGGATCGATGCGCGCCGACGTGAACGTGTCGGTCCGCAAGCCCGGTGAGGAATTCGGCACGCGCACCGAGACGAAGAACGTCAATTCGGTGCGCTTCATCATGGCCGTGATCGAGCATGAGGCCCGCCGCCAGGTCGACCTGATCGAGGATGGCGGCGCGGTCGTGCAGGAAACCCGCCTCTACGATCCCGACCGGAACGAGACGCGGTCCTTGCGCTCCAAGGAGGACGCGCACGATTATCGTTACTTCCCCGATCCGGACCTGCTGCCGCTGGAGCTTTCGGACGCCTTCGTCGCCGAATGCCGCGCCAGCCTGCCCGAGCTGCCCGACGCCAAAAGGGCGCGCTACGAAAATGTGCTGGGCCTGTCCGCCTACAACGCCGACGTGCTGACCGCCGAGGTCGAGACGGCGCGCTGGTTCGAGGCGCTGCTGGCGGTGGGGCCGGGCGATGCCGGCTTCGCGCAGCGCGCCGCCAACTGGGTGATCTCCGACCTGTTCGGCGCGCTGAACCGGCTGGGCAAGGACATCGAGGAAAGCCCGGTCACGCCCGCCCAGGCCGCGTCCCTGCTCGGCCTCGTCGCCGACGGCACGCTCTCCGGCACGCTCGCCAAGCAGGTGTTCGAGATCATGCTGGAGACGGGCGAGGACCCGGACCGGATCGTCGAGGCGCGCGGGCTTCGGCAGACCAGCGACACCGGCGCGATCGAGGCGGCGATCGCCGAGGTGATGGCCGCCAACGAAGATAAGGTCGCCGAATATCGCGGCGGCAAGGACAAGCTGTTCGGCTTCTTCGTCGGCCAGACGATGAAGGCGATGGCCGGCAAGGCGAACCCGCAGGTGGTGAACGAGCTGCTGAAGAAGGCTTTGGACTAGGGTCCGCCGCACGCCCGCCCGCTTCCGCCGGCCGTTCGGCGGCATGAGCGACACATGCCGGGCTCGGCCGTTATGCTCCGCTCGGGCTCGGTTGCGGGAGGCAATGATGGCGTCGATTCGCCGGAGCATAGTCGTCGATGCGCCGGCAGAGCGCGTCTGGGAGAAGCTGCGCGAGGCCGGCCAGGTCGTCGATCTCTTTCCAGGCGTGCTGACCGCATCGCGGATGGAGGGCGCGTCCCGCGTCGTCACCTTCGCCAATGGCATGGTCGTGCGCGAATATATCGTCGATATCGACGATGACGGGCGCCGCATTGTCTATGCCGCGGTCGATGCGGGTTTCACCCATCACAACGGAGCGATGCAGATCGTGCCGGAAACCGGGACGACGAGCCGGTTCGTCTGGATCAGCGATTTTCTGCCCGACGAGGCCCGCGCCGGCGTGGAGCCGTTGATCGACCAGGGTACGGCCAGTTTCGCGGCGCGTTGGGCGCGCTGACGACGCGATTGCGGACGATGCGGGTTTCCCGCGGCGGCGGCGTCTGATCCACAGGCGCCGGCATCCCCCCAACATTGCCGGCGCTTCTCATTCGTGAGCCTTGTCGCGTGGCGGCCCTGCCGTTCCCGCGACGGGGAGTCGCGGCCCGGACACCGCCAGAGTCCGGGCCGCGATGCGGATGAGCGCAGTGACAATGTTCAGGAGTTCATCATGAAGATCAGTTTGTTCGCCGCCCTCCTCGCGGCCAGCGCCATCGCGGCCCCGGCTTATGCGCAGGACGCCAACTTCTCCGGCGTGCGCGGCGAAATCCGCGCCGGCTGGGACAATGTCCGCGTCGGCGCCACCGCCCCCGACCCCGATGACGAGGACGCGACGATTTCCGCCAGCGAAAGCGACGATGGCATCGCCTACGGCCTGGAGATCGGCTACGATTATCAGAGCCATGGCGGTTTCGTCGTCGGCGTCTATGGCGGCGCCGATTTCTCCAATGCCGGGCGCTGCGGCGAAGTGGTTGGCGACGATCTCGCCTGCATCGAGCCGGGCCGTAACTTCACCCTGGGCGCGCGCGCCGGCTGGGCGGTTGCCGATTCCGTGCTGGTCTACGCCAAAGGCGGCTATTCCAACGGGCGCGTGCGCTTCGATTATGACGCGGACGTGGAGGATGACGACAACGACACGATCGCGCTGCGGCGGAACCGCAACGGCTGGCATGTCGGCGGCGGCTTCGAGGTCGCGCTGAGCCGCGATCTCTACGCCAAGGCCGAATATACCTACACGGATTACAGCCGGCTCACCGTCGTCGACCCCGAGGATGACGACCTGACCTACCGCGTCGGTGCCAGCCGCCACCAGGCGATCGCCGGGATCGGCGTCCGCTTCTGACGACAGGGAGGGGCGTCCGCGCGCGGGCGCCCCTTATCCCGGCGGAACCGGCCCGCGCGGCCATCCGTTTGCGCTCGAACCCTTTTTCAAGGAGAGCGCCATGCCCACCGACCAGGAGATCGAAGCCCGTTTCTGGAGCGCGCTGAAGGATGACATGACGGTCATGCTCGGCGTGGCGGGCGGCGACGGTCACGCCCAGCCGATGACCGCGCAGCTCGATCCCGATATCGGCCCCGGTTCGATCTGGTTCTTCACCGCCAGCGATGTCGATCTGGTCCGCGACACCGGCGCGGGCGCACCGGCGATGCTCCATTTCGCCGCCAAGAGGCACGATCTCTTCGCCTCCGCCGAAGGGCGGCTGACGCCGGATACCGACCGCGCACGGATCGACAAATTGTGGAACCGCTTCGTCGCGGCCTGGTATGAAGGTGGCAAGGACGATCCCAAGCTTGTCCTGCTGCGCTTCGATCCCGGCCATGCCCAGATCTGGCTCAACGAGAACAGCCTGTTCGCCGGCGTGAAGCTGCTGCTCGGCGTCGATCCGAAGCAGGATTACAAGGGCAAGGTGGCCGAGGTCGATCTGGCCTGACCCGTCCCGTGGGGAAGGACAAGCACAAGGTGCGCCTCAGCATCGACGTCGAGCTCGACTATCATTTCCCGGAAGCGGCGGACGTGCTGCTGGCGCTCGAAGTCGCGCCGTTGCCCGATCAGCGGCTGGTCGAGGACTTGTTGACGGTTTCGGGCGCGGGACCGCTCCGCCCGATCGTCGGCGAGGACGGGATCGGCCAGCGGACCTGGCTGCGCGCGCAGGGCGCGGCGCGCGTCGCCTATCGCGCGACCGTCGATATCGACCGCCCGGTCATTTCGCTGGACAGCCGTGCGATCGTGCCGCTGAAGGAACTGCCGGCCGAGGTGGTGCCCTATATCTGGCCGAGCCGCTATTGCGAGTCCGACCGGTTCGAAGGCTTCGTCGAGCGCCGCTTCGGCGGCATCGCGGGCGGGGCCAAGGTGACGGCGATGGCCGAGTGGATCCGTGGCGAGCTGGACTATGTGCCGGGCTCCAGTGATGCGCGTACCACCGCGTCGGACGCCTTCGTCGCGCGCCGGGGCGTGTGCCGGGATTATGCCCATCTCCTCGCCAGCTTCGCGCGGGCGGCGGGCATTCCGG
Encoded proteins:
- a CDS encoding SRPBCC family protein, coding for MASIRRSIVVDAPAERVWEKLREAGQVVDLFPGVLTASRMEGASRVVTFANGMVVREYIVDIDDDGRRIVYAAVDAGFTHHNGAMQIVPETGTTSRFVWISDFLPDEARAGVEPLIDQGTASFAARWAR
- the gatA gene encoding Asp-tRNA(Asn)/Glu-tRNA(Gln) amidotransferase subunit GatA, whose translation is MTALNDLGVAAIRDGVKDGAFSAREVAEAHIAAVESARALNAFIVETPERALAAADAADAARAAGDLKPLSGVPLGIKDLFCTEGVQTTAASRILEGFTPTYESTVSGKLLGAGAGMLGKLNMDEFAMGSSNETSGFGNVISPWRRNDGGNAALAPGGSSGGSSAAVSARLCPGATGTDTGGSIRQPAAFTGISGIKPTYGRCSRWGIIAFASSLDQAGPMARDVKDCAILLEAMAGFDAKDSTSLDLPVPDWEGALSADLKGKRVGIPKEYRIDGVPGEIDAVWDQGIAWLKDAGAEIVEVSLPHTKYALPTYYIIAPAEASSNLARYDGVRYGQRVQPEQGGLADMYEATRAAGFGAEVKRRIMIGTYVLSAGFYDAYFNQAQKVRALIARDFERAWESCDLLLTPTAPSAAFGLGEKTGDPLTMYLNDVFAVPASLAGLPAMSVPAGLDGQGLPLGLQIIGRALDEQSVLNAGLAIEQRAGFIARPEAWW
- the ruvX gene encoding Holliday junction resolvase RuvX, with protein sequence MIVTDAPAFRTVLPTGGRLIGLDVGTKTIGTAFCDSHWTIASPAETIRRTKFAKDMETLRGMIADQLVRGIVIGLPLSLDGSDSPRTQSVRAFARNLAPLGRPTLLWDERWSTQAVTRALIDADASRARRAELVDKMAAAYILQGAIDAMTMAP
- the gatB gene encoding Asp-tRNA(Asn)/Glu-tRNA(Gln) amidotransferase subunit GatB, translated to MSDYRIQGATGEWEVVIGLEVHAQVVSEAKLFSGAATAFGAEPNTQVSLIDAAMPGMLPVPNAECIRQAVRTGLAIEAGINQWSRFDRKNYFYADLPQGYQISQLYHPLVGEGQVTVDLDGGATKTIGIERIHVEQDAGKLMHDQHPSFSYVDLNRSGVALMEIVSKPDMRSPEEAGAYVRKLRAILRYVGSCDGNMEQGSMRADVNVSVRKPGEEFGTRTETKNVNSVRFIMAVIEHEARRQVDLIEDGGAVVQETRLYDPDRNETRSLRSKEDAHDYRYFPDPDLLPLELSDAFVAECRASLPELPDAKRARYENVLGLSAYNADVLTAEVETARWFEALLAVGPGDAGFAQRAANWVISDLFGALNRLGKDIEESPVTPAQAASLLGLVADGTLSGTLAKQVFEIMLETGEDPDRIVEARGLRQTSDTGAIEAAIAEVMAANEDKVAEYRGGKDKLFGFFVGQTMKAMAGKANPQVVNELLKKALD
- a CDS encoding DUF3089 domain-containing protein → MARRRKSPAGCFLWIVAALIVLTFLGALGYRLFEKELMRWALVPSVAFQDVPMPEGSSYAQADLWIARPDIPGNPALWVPAGTDAATDAPRASVFFIHPTSFLESSAWNAPLDDAESQERARLFVRSQASAFNHIGDIWAPRYRQATFGAFLTTEDNARRAFDFAYADVLAAFEEFLRQAPADRPIVLAAHSQGSLHLIRLLQERLRGAPEAQRVAAAYVIGWPVSRDADLPEMALPECEQGDEAGCIVSYQSFAEPADPSQVTEVYDATSGPTGISRAGSPMVCTNPLTGARGGGAPAGANLGTLVPNGDMSDAELRAGLVPARCDLRGFLLVGPVEALPDMGNYALPGNNYHVYDYALFWANIRADVARRLTAFEGR
- a CDS encoding porin family protein, with product MKISLFAALLAASAIAAPAYAQDANFSGVRGEIRAGWDNVRVGATAPDPDDEDATISASESDDGIAYGLEIGYDYQSHGGFVVGVYGGADFSNAGRCGEVVGDDLACIEPGRNFTLGARAGWAVADSVLVYAKGGYSNGRVRFDYDADVEDDDNDTIALRRNRNGWHVGGGFEVALSRDLYAKAEYTYTDYSRLTVVDPEDDDLTYRVGASRHQAIAGIGVRF
- a CDS encoding helix-turn-helix transcriptional regulator, coding for MSKKRLTRADEPFLAVRTLASDHRAGQAVQPHRHDWHQLIYASAGVLHVSTERGSWIAPPHWAVWVPAGIEHGLRFAGESALRTLYFRPGLSGRLPDQCMVITVSPLLRELILKAVRTGLLDRRETVDLAIATLILEEFRQARAPPFELPQPTGPATRRAAALIAAGAPEARSMTRLAHMAGVGVRTLERRFRAETGMSPGRWRRHRDLLAAIEKLAGDAPIKAVAASAGYATPSAFVAAFRKQFGVTPGRYFQRG
- a CDS encoding pyridoxamine 5'-phosphate oxidase family protein, whose translation is MPTDQEIEARFWSALKDDMTVMLGVAGGDGHAQPMTAQLDPDIGPGSIWFFTASDVDLVRDTGAGAPAMLHFAAKRHDLFASAEGRLTPDTDRARIDKLWNRFVAAWYEGGKDDPKLVLLRFDPGHAQIWLNENSLFAGVKLLLGVDPKQDYKGKVAEVDLA
- a CDS encoding transglutaminase family protein produces the protein MRLSIDVELDYHFPEAADVLLALEVAPLPDQRLVEDLLTVSGAGPLRPIVGEDGIGQRTWLRAQGAARVAYRATVDIDRPVISLDSRAIVPLKELPAEVVPYIWPSRYCESDRFEGFVERRFGGIAGGAKVTAMAEWIRGELDYVPGSSDARTTASDAFVARRGVCRDYAHLLASFARAAGIPARLVGAYAWRLDPPDFHALVEVWLDDGWHLVDATGLAPIEGIVRIGVGRDATDIAFMTIFGTAEMNAQKVAVTRVEQDGRPGADVSVKRGSSIGPVVG
- a CDS encoding VOC family protein is translated as MPNNLASFAIHADDVGRAASFYEAVFGWRLEPWGPPDFYLIHTGDETSPGVMGLLQKRQEPRSGTGLNGFECTFSVEDVDAIAAAVEDNGGRITLTKSPIPTVGELIRFLDTEGNEVGAMRYETPSR
- the gatC gene encoding Asp-tRNA(Asn)/Glu-tRNA(Gln) amidotransferase subunit GatC codes for the protein MSVDVETVRHIARLARIAVSDAELAALAPELSGILDWVEQLGEVDVTGVAPMNAVIPNHLRLRDDVVTDGGIREDVLANAPAAEHGFFAVPKVIE